The region GAACGGCAGGATGATAGAGCGCGGAGTGATGCTGATAAAGGGAATAGAAACTTTGAGAGGACGTTGGCGCCCTTTTATGTTCTCGCTAGAGATGGGATGCCTACATACTTCGAACTTTCGATGTTCGCCGTTGAGCCTCTTGAAAGATCACCAGGGATATGTGGGTGTCATCGGCAGTGAGGTCGAACTAGCTCATTGACCAACTGTTGGCAGCGATGGTTACGCAGGGAGATGAAATCAGgtgggtggtgctgttggtcGATAATCTTGAATGGCTCAGGCTCTACCCGTGGCCAGATTGCGGGAGAAAACGTCACTACCACCTATTGCGGGACAGAGGAGCGGGAGAAGGCGATGGGGCAGGGAAGAGAGAAAGTACATCTGTGTATCAAAGACTTGAGAAGTAGAGTCTGCCAGGTACCTCTGCCGGGTGTATATGCCGCAACACCGTTGGCAAGGGTGCAGGGTGTTGCAATAGAAAAGACCTGGGCCTATCAGGTATACATCTGGGGAACCCTCCTTCCAGGGCTGGCAACGGCTAAGGTGTCTAGACACCCCGTGTACCAACCAGAAATGtgtctcccaccccccccacccctcaacGACGAACTGATCCCCATCAACAGTGCGAGAACAATCAGCCCTGTGGCCACTGCTGGTGACAATTGTCGGCATCAACTGTAGAGGTGCGTTGCGCCGTCAGGGTGCTGTAAGTCATCTCGGGTTATGTCCGAACGACGCCTGTACAAGTTGCAAACTCGATCTTCCTCTGCCGTAACGTCCCACACTTGAGAATGGCGGCCGCACACGAGGACCTCGGGGCCTGCCAAGGAGTAACGTAACGGGAGACGGAAGCGTGAGGAGCTTTTTCCCTTTGAGACGAACGCATGTTTGCGAACTAGCGGGGAAGCGCAGCATGGCTCCTGTTGAGACGGAAACCCACAGTAGCCCAGCAGAAACACGACCATAGGAAAAATATGGGGAGTTAGGGATAAGAGCGTAAGGGTTAAGCTGCGGGAGATGATGGTCCACGACAAGCCACCAAGCCGCATACAAGCATGGAAGACTGTTCCGGTGCTCCAAGACTACTGATATTGATGGAGAAGTTAGCCGCATTGGGTAGGAGGCCCAACAACTATCTTCTTTCTCCAGAGATACTCTGTGTCTCTCCAATCTTTGCGGTTTGGGAGGTGGCGCGCACTTGCTTGAGGTCACCTTGTCATTCGGGTACTTTTCACTAGGATCTTCAGTATCAGCAGATACCGGTTTGAAACTTCACATATTTGACGTCCCGATCAAGGTACCTGCAGCTGGTGTTAACCGAGTTGGTATCTAACCTGGGAGCcatggaggttgaggttgaggctgaGGATGAAGGCTGCATGAACAGCGACCGCAACCCTGCATATCGCGGATCCCCGGTTGCAATCACCAGCGAGGTGAAGAAGTGAGTCGATGCCTGCTGCGAGGCTGTCATAGGACAGATTCAAGACCAGCATTTGCAGCTTCGTTCGGTGTCGCGGCACTTGAGGACTGGGGGCGAGGTGTCGGTGTCTAAAGCAGAACAGGCGAAGATAAGTGACATTGTGAAAAGAGACAAAGGAATTTGGCCATTGGCATTGCGGTGTTTGCTCTTCATCTTCTGGCGTGGTTGCTATGACGGGAATTGGGTAAGGAGCATCGGAAGAAACACCAAAAATAAGAGCGGAAGCCAGTGTCTGGATGGTAGAGAAGCAGTCCAAAGAAATCTGCACACACAGGCCCCAGTTCCACCCAATAACCAGGgcccttctttttttgatTGACGCACCGATTTGGGACGCCGTGCTTTCCTGTTGTGTTCCCACGTCAAAGCCTCTCTGTGTATCGCATGCAGGAGCTCCCGACttccttcatcaacaacaagctaGATAAACCTTCCTTTTTGGTTGATTTTCAAGAAACTGGCGTGGCCCCACTTGAGTAACTTTGTACCCACAGTTTATTCTTGCAAGGGGTGAGGCCGCCCCCAAACACCCTCCTTGATTCAAAATTCCCGGGTCGGTGATAAAAAGTGGGGGCTGACTTGGCTGACGCTTTTAAACAGTCTGATGGAAAGCCTGGTGCGGCCAGGTCTGCGGCCGGCCCTCTCGTTCTTTCCGGTGTCTCTCACGGCAACCCTGGCATCACGCTTGgtcgtcaaagtcggccGAGATGCTTGACACAGCCTTTTCATCCATCCTGACTGGAGTCCTAACCGGCCGTGTTCTCCGGCTCAATTACCGCCAAGCTCGCCGGTTGGGATCGACCCATCTATGCCATCACCCAGAGTGCCCCTGAAGGCCGCCATTCGTCTTCCCTGATGTTTCTCGAACATGTGAAGACGGGTCAATGGTATGCGACCTGGTTGATCTGAAACCTTCAACCTCAGTTTTGGCGGAGGCCCATTCCAGCTCCCGGGAGACGAACAGCACTGGATACTGCGAGCTCAGTCATGACCCCTATTTCCCCTGATCCGAACCGGGCTAACCGAGACACATCCAGATGTGGGACATATGCGGCATTGGGATGAAATTTGATGGAGCTACTCGGTCTGTTTTTGCCTAGTCTTGCAAACATATGGCAGAGCGGGCTTGTTCTGCATTCTTCACTGCCATGAGCACAATGTGTTGCTCCTCGATGGGGGTCTCCCTGAGATGTGGGATATCAGTCACGACTGACCGGAGCTATTTCCGCAAATACTCCAAAAATCTTTTAGGCGCACATAGGAGATCATTTGCGATATCAAGGCCGCTGGCATGCAtgctctccatcttcttggcGACTGAAACAGGTAATGTTGCCATGGAGCATATGGCACTTTCCCACCACACAGGGCCCATCAAATGCACGAACGGTCTGCATAAGGTCACCAGACTGTGTCCTTGTCTGAGAGGGAAGAATTTCTGGTTGTTGGGAGACCGTCGTACTCTGGCGGTTCTCGCGATTATGCTTACGATTCCGGCTTTCTGCCAATCATGGCTGTATTTAAGCGCCAGTACCGAATTGCTGGTAAGCACTCCCAGAGGTCAGTCCTTCGTCTCAGTGACGAGTCACTGCAGCCCATATCGCCACAGACTGGATGGACTAACGCCTCAAGGGTCTACATCCGTTGTCTAACAGACTCTCCCTTACTCTTTCGGAAGCCATTGGCCTGACCTCTACATTGAGCCACAATCTGGAGTTCAACTCATATCATTTGCCCATCGACAATCTCTCTCCATGATTGCAAGTGCTTTTAGCAaacacccaccccaccaGCTACCCACTCTCTCACCCCAATGTGATGTAATTGACCCTCGATATGCAGGTCGCTTGTCCGGGTCCGGACAATGTCGCCGGAACCAAGCCAGGACGCCGCTCACACACCTTGCGGACCCACGGTGAGCAGGGCGATGGCCTTTGCCCGATTGGCAGACAGAACATATTCGCAATCAGCCAAACCGTCCCGAGATGATTGCCCTGTGGACACCGTCCCTTTAGGGAAGATAGTCCCCCCCATCTCGAGATAGGACGTTGATATCACCAACAATGTTGTGTTGCAGATACTCTTTTCCGCAAGGGGTGTCGTTCGGGGCCGAAATGTTGATAGGCTTGCTGGGGTCGTCATCGTTGCCCCTGGTCGCACGAAACCAAGAAGACTCAAGATTAGCCGTCACCTTTCATCAAGCAAACAAGGTAAGTGCTCCCTTTGTTCCTCGACAGAACCACCAAGTACCCGTCTTTTCGAATAGGTAGTTTGCTCGTCCTCGAAGTGCCGGATGCCAACAAGCGCGCACGGCACCACTAGCACACCATTGGCACCTATGTTGGTTCGAGGGCACGCGATTATCGGCTCTTAAGCCAGTCAGGAGTTATGGTGCTGCTTGTTCCCTGGTGGAGCTCACCGACGCATCGGCCCGTATCGATGGCAGACCTGCATGAGGGCATTGGTCACGGGAGCGTGGGACTGGGGGCTGGCATCTCCCGCCAACTTCTGCAGAAGGAAAGCTCTCAGCAACAACTCTCCTCTTTCAACAGCCAGGTTGTTGAGCAACTTACACTTGCTTGACCCGCTCCCTGAAAGAACGTACGATCTCTCCTGCCGGAAAAGAACTCAGAGACAGACCCAAAACATCTTCTCATACCTCAGTCGAAGAGCCTGTCTGACTGACTTTCGGTACTTGGAACAAAATCAACGATTACTGGCAACGACCTCCTCGAAAACCGCCACAAGGCCACTCTCTCTTTGGCGGAGTTCTACAAGTCAGTAAGTCACAACACATCGTTCTTCAAATCCGGACGTGGCCAGATAGTTCAGCCCATTCAGTTGGCGTTGAAAATGATGATCATCTGGGTCATGTTAGACCGTCACGACATCTTTGGCCTAGTGGCTCCAAGTGGTGTTCTTCAGAGACTTGAATTGTGCCAGCTCATCAGCAAAGCAAGCCTCTTTGACAAGCTTGGCATCAATATCAGTCTCAGTGCATGGACGAGCTTCGTTCCTCTCACGTTGTGGCTGGAGCTACAAGCTAGCTGTGGTGTTGAAAGCTCAGATGCTGTGGTTGAAACATGTCTGGTAAGAGCTCGGTTCGCGCTGTTAACCAGCTTTATCCCCGTCGGACCCGAAAGTGATTGGTTGTTGAGCAAGCAGCCACATTGATAGTGATCATGAACTTGCAGCGGTTAGGCTCGGTGTGCCGAAATCGAGCCAACAGACAGACCTGCGGCTTCTGCTATTCTTGGGATTTAAATTGTTCATTGTGGCATGACGGCAAGCGTGCGTCATTGATTTTTCATGGCAGTTTACCGAACAAGGTGGTTTTGTCGGGGCCAAACGGGAGTCGAGACCCTGGGCTTGCGTGTCTGGGGCAGCACGGGGCATTTAGGGCTCCCCGCGCCCCGCAAATTCCCCAGATTCCAAGCGTGCCGGGCATCAAGTGACAGCTGCGATGGGCTTCCGATATATCTTCGTCGGCGGCGAACGGCACCAATCAAACGGGCGAAAGCTCAAGGTCAATGGAGGCTGTCCCCGGTAGAAGCAGGGCACACGAGCAGAAGAGCCGCGACGAGGAGCTCCACATTGTAACAAAGTCTATTTTGTCCTGTCTCGACATCATTCCACCATTCCCACCATACCGTGATGTCTCCAGCAGGAGCCAGCACATGCCAGCAGCACATGTCAATTTTGCCAGTGCGCCGCTGGCCGGCCAGCGCGGTTAACAGAGGCATTACCCCCTCGATTTTTCTCAAGCCAATTGCGTCCCCACGTGCGGCACCCACTCGCGCCGAGATTTACTCGACTCCTCCTTCTTAGTCGAGCACAATTCGAGTCCAATCATGGCAGGGGCGCCCCGCCAACTTTTTTTGATCATACGTCGCTGTGAAatgggtggttttggtgctggtgcgCGGGAAGGGAGAGCAGTGCCGCCTGGAATTGCGGGATTGGGAACAAGGTCCCCCGTCCAGCTCATGTGAACACTTTTGCGGAGCACAAGGAGACCCAAACAGTCTCAGGGAAGTTACCAAGCAGGGGGcagagctgctgctgggggggggggggagggagctaCATGGAGCTGGCCATCATCCGTCAGCACCGATATGTCCGCTGCTGTTGGGACATATAAACTCCATCCTGCTCTGTTCTCCCActtcttttattttcctctttctctcttcaTTCAAACTTTTCGTTCTTAAAGTATTCCAAAGCTTACTGACGCTGgtctctcatcatcatctctctATCCAAAGCTACTACAGCAACCACAATCACCACTAAGAAGCCCACACAAACTTTTTATTCACACgccaaaaccaaaaacacAATGtcttcccccctcaccccagAGCAAATCCGCCAGCTCTCGGAGCAAGCCCAAGAGTTCCGCCCCGTGAATGCCTTCCGCCGGCCCTCAACCTTTTTGTCCctcgccccctccacctcggagTCGTACCCCCGCAGCCAGAAGCAAGAGACTTCTGCGCCCCCCCTCACAGCCGAGGCCCTCGCCGCCATTCCCCAGAAGCAAGACGAGCAGAAGCGCCGCGCCTCGAGCCTAAGCTCGGACGCCTCCAAGTTCCGGTTCTTGAAGCTGGGACCCGTCCACTGGGGCGAGCACCAGGACGGTGTCAAGGAGGACTTTTATgaggttgctgttgaggagtGATTTACTCTCAACAcgctctttttttcctaCATCATTTTAATATCCTGGTCTCTTTTTTTACGAGTTTTTTCATGATGATgcagcaagcaaaaaaagcATGGAGTTTTAACGCGGGGAAACTTTTGCATCTTTCTTTTCATCAACAATGGCAATGGCAGGTGGGTGGGCAAATTTGACACAACCTTTACGGGAGGATTGGAAATCATATTTTAGCGGTCTTTTAAAGAGTGATGGAGGGTTTTGGGAAAGAAataccaaaaagaaaagttaCACACATCTTTTTCGCCTCACACACATGACATGTTTGTGATATGCTCAGTCCTTTTGTTTCCCGACCAGCTCAGAGACACAACTTCACAGAGACACAACTTGAGGACCCCCAGCCAAGACGGAGACGGGAAGGGGTTCTGAGTATGCTGGACGAAAGGAATGAATGGGGAAAAGATTGATAATCCTAATTCCGAgaggtgggatgggatgggggaggacaAGATTCGGTATGGACcagggggttgaaggagaggggaaaccaaaaggagggagggattTTTTCTTGGCAAGATCTTATGCATGATGCATCTTTAGGGCGGGGATATGAGAgcgaagggggggggggattaCTGGTTACTTGCTGGTCAAGAGGTGCAGTAGTGTCAGGTATGGGTGGATAGTATCAAGcttttttgttgcttttttgttgtgctgatggtggctgactggtggtggtgatgatggtgcccaaagaggaggggagaggatgaggaggaggggggggtttgttgatgttgatgctggcAACATGTAAGCAACAGATATCCTCCCGAAAAGGCCGgattggttggttggttggttagTTCTCTATCTCTCTCTTTCGGACaggatttcttttttctgttGAGAGAGGGTCGGATATGTCGGGGAGTTTAGGTCGTAAATCCGCCCATAGGTAAGGTACATAGCCTTGAgatggggagatgggggatgtGATGTGTTGTCTTCTTGGCTTCGACTCTTTCTCTCACTTCCGGTGTTTCCATTCCCCGAACATCCCGCGCAGCGCAAAATGCGGAGGAGAAGTTGTTGGAAAGGTAGCCTTATTACCCCCCGCCTCTAGCTGTCCCTCGAAAACAGTGGAAGCGAGCGGGTTGACAAGAGCTCGCTATGCTACTTTGGCTCGTTTAACTGAGGCACTATTACTTGATggtttcttggtgttgttttttCCGGGGTATGGGGGtatgggggttggtttgggatTCGCGCCGCAGAGTACTAAGAGAGCGGCGTGGGGGTACAAAACCTGGATGATATGATGATGGCGGATGTGCCATCGGGGTGTTGGTGAAATGTTGCCGAATGAAGAGAGCATCAGCCAAGAAATCAAACGGAGTTGTCTCTCCGAAttgtcttttgtttctttatGATCGATATGAATCTCAGGGGGGAaaaagggagagggagggtcAGAAGAAGCTCTTTGAGGTATGTAGTGTTATGCAAGCCAAGACGGCAGGTGGCAGATCGCTACATGGCACTTGGCAAACCTGAAGAGAAAGGCCGaattgtgtgtgtgcgtgtgtgtgtgtagaAGAGGGGATTCTGAGAGATTGTCAAAGTTGCAATTAtatgaagaagggggagattcTCATTAACCGCCCAAAGACCCATTCTCGTCAGATTAATGCTGGTCTTGGCGAGGGGCTCGCAAGTGTCGGGTTGACTATAAGTACTGTGCAGACTGAAGGTAATGGTGTGGTGGAGCGAAGACGTGGTGAAGAAAAGGCAATAATCGCCACATATTGCTTATCTATGAGATATGCTGTGGTGCCCATGTGAGCATGCTTCAGGTTGTGTCCCCGTCTCACGGGCTGCACTTATCCATAGGACCCCTCCGCAATGACCGTCATCTTGTGCTTGGATTGTGCCACTGTATGGTGACTGCCTGACTCGGGATGACGAGCACGTTGATCAGGGGAGGCGGCTGATGTCAGGAAACCACATGATTGTTTTTCTCAACTACACAAAAATATGAACAGATACccatcacaaccaccccctggGATTTCTCACCAATCTCAGATCCCTTCTTTCTCGGCGGCGCTCGGCAGATCTTGATCAACGGTACTGGCCCGTCTTGGCGAAAGCACACAACTCTTGGCAGCCTGGGAATGTCTTCTGTTTTCTCAGCGAACGCCGAAGTTTATCACGGTCTCCGACACTCAGGAGAAGGGGTCTGGGGCCTCGACCTTCTTGATCCTGAACTGAGCCGAGTCGATGCCGCATTCTTGAATCAGCCTCGGAATGTTGACCTCTGCCCAGAATTTCTTGTCGAAGCTGTCAAATCGACGTCGGCAGCAAGTTTCGCCAGGTAAGTGCTTCAAGAAGCACATCGGAGGTTTATCGTCAGACTTCTCGCCTGAGCCGACTTCGGGAGCGTGGCACTGGCACCAGAAAGAAGGGCTGTCCGATTTGCGTACTCTCATCGATGCCTTCTCCAGGTAGGGGTCCGACAAAACCACCAGCAGCGCTTTCATCACCGGGTTGTGCCTCAAAGACATCGTCGTACGCATAGCGtcttgtggtggtgcaaATAAGCCATAGTGTGGTGAAGCGCGACGGACAAGGCCTTCGTTGCCCAAAGGGACTTCGACCTCGAGGCGGCGAAGCCTTCCGTTAAGTATCATATAGCCCAGCGCAGGTATCAACTTGTTTTCCAGGTAGGCACCTCCGAACCGGTCAATACGAACGAGGACATGCCGCAAGCTCAGCCTTGGGCCTTCGACTGACCCAAGATTGCCGTCATTCTGCGTATCGGagctcctcagcagcaacctATCGACTTTCCCTGTCTTCATGAGGACCTTCCGGATGCCATGTTGGTCGGCCTTTAGTGTTTTCGACCGTTGGTTCGCCAAGCGAAGATGAAACATATTCCTGCCGTAGTATATCCCGCTCGCAATTCTATACAATTCCGTACACGTGAGCATCATGTTTACAGGCGGGCCTGCCACGAGAGGTTCGAAAGCAGTAGGGTCATTAAGGAGATCCCGGGCAGTTTGGCCAACGCCTCGAGCGCTGATCACATGGCCGTTGGTGACGTATACGCCCCCCGGATGGAGGCATACGTGCTCAACTATCTGTTCGCGGATTTCTGGAGGTAGGTCGAAAAAGTAATGAAACTTGTTGTGTGTTATACTCGTCTGCTGTGGATTCGGTGCGCTGATATCATGGGATTCCATATTCCAAGGCAGCATAGACTCGTCGTGTTCCAGAGAGAGCGACTAAACACCATAAAGTAGACTTCGGTTAGACATCAAGAGATATTGTGACAATGAAGACGATGTGTTGAGTGAGCAAACTGAAGGTAATGATAGGAAGGAACCAGCATTCCAATGTTCGGGGGAGAATGTAAGTCCACGAAGCTTGGGGCGGGGTCGAGGTAACAGACTCCACCGCAGATTGGTTGGCGCTGGGATACTGCTGAGCCTCAACGTTGGGCTTCCTCCCCCACAGTGACCAGGCACCCTGAACCTTCAAAGGTAACTCATCAAACTGGAGCCAGTATTTAAAAGCACTCTCGATGTGGGCTGGAGTAATCTTGCTCTTGCCAGCTATACCGGCATTCTATCCAGCAGAAAGAGGGGGGTCGGCACTCTTTAGAATAGAGTGGATTACTGCCAATGGGATAGTGTAAGTGATGGCTTGAGAAAAGTACTGATCAGCGAGTCTCTTCAGTTCCAAAGAAGCCACCAGAAGTGTCGATGAGACAGGCTTTGGTAATTTACACCGTAACGATACGTTACTTAGAATCTTACTTAAGCCACAGATCAGCCTGGCAGCACGTGAATTGTACTCGAAGCCGTCGGCTACAATTAAGGGAGCCCTCCAAGATCGAAAGATTGGATCTCGAAGATTTGGCGGATAGTTATGCATACCCTCCCAGCATAACTGACATATCATTCCAGAGGTGAGGCCAGCGGTGCCGCCCTCAACATTCTAAAAGGTCTGTCTAATGCTTGTCAGAAAATGAGGAAAGTTCAAGTAACACAGAGCCAACATATCGCAGTGAACTCAAGCCGGCATAGGATGCTTCAATACCTCTTCCAGACTACCAGATGTGGAAAAGGGAAGGCGTGGGACACATACTGAAGGACAAGTGATGAGCTTGATCTCCATGAATGGAGCCATTGCTTAGAAGACTATATGCATGCTCATCGTATCGCCATGCCTTCATCATATCCATCAGCGCATCAGACTATCTCCCCTACACATGCCAGGGAGCAAAAGGACACGATCCTTCCGGAACAAGGCATGACTAGACCGACTTGATGTCTTCCAAGTCTAACAGTAGGCCCTCACGCTATCTTTGAACACCTCAAAACAATCATCAGACACCTACCAAGACATAACAAAGGCCTATTTGAAATACTTCTACACAAATTCATATTCAAAATACACATGCAAATGATACTATCACGCCTCTTAGCTATCTTTCAATGCGTATCAACTATCTTCGGACGTGTGTTGAATATATTCTAATGCGTATTAAGTGATAATACAGGCATTTTAAACATCCTGATATATGTTCTGGGAACAGGCCAATGCCTATAGAAGATAGTGGTAGGCCTGTTAAAGAGAGTGGAACTCCTATggaaaagacaagaagaCATATTTTTATGCAATGAATGTGTTTGGAATTTTTGAGAAGGCATATAGACTGACAGCTGAGGCCTGTTTGACATCTCTGTAGGCCTCAAAAGCATCCATATGGGGCTATGATAGTTGTTCACAGGCTTCTTGATAGGAACTGGAGGTATTGTTTGTATCTGCCAAGCTGTCTTGGGGATGTAAACAGATGTCTGGTCTATCATTATACGCCTGTGAGACATGACAATAGGCATAGCAAACATCAAAAGTATAGAACAAGGAAAGTATCAGCCGGGGGCAAGAGTCATTCTTCAACAATGCGAACATATCAAAACACGAAGCAGCAGCCAAAAAGACAGCTCAACATGGGTCAACAAACAAATCAAACATTTGGTCATCACTATACTTTTTGGTGAACCTCCCTAGTCTACATGCATGGCGCCAAAGAGATTCGGGTCGtaagaagaaaataaaaagaggAAAACACCCCAATCGTTGCAATCTTTGACATCCTCTTTTTGCCTAAGACGATGGCTCCGCAGCGAAATGCAATTCGAAGCCTGGATCCCTCTAACTTTTTTGTGTCCCGCTCCGCGAAACAGCATGGAAAGACGCCTCCCGTCATACCGAAAGGGCCCTAAAACGGCGGGCCCCGCTTGATGATCCAGACCGTGGCTTCATATCCCGTCCCAAATGCGCCCGAAAACCTAGGTGAAAAGGCCCACCAAACAACCGCTCACTCGTTAAAGCGAAGAAATGACAATTTACCGGGAGGACATGGCCTTGGTAACAAGGCGCTTGAGGGcaagctccttcttcttgaggtcGTCGGCAGTGGAGTCCTCAATCTCAAGCTGGCCCATGGCCTCGCTGAGGCTCTGCTCAATCTTGTCCTTCTGGCCGCGCTTGAGCTTGAGGGACAGAGTCGGGTCAGAGATGATCTCCTCAACACGGTTGATGTAAGACTCAAGCTGCTGCTTAGCCTCGAAGCGCTTGCTGAAAGCCTCATCGTTGGTCTTGAACTTCTCAGCATCTATAGAGATTGTTAGTGTCTGGTATTCAAGCTTAAGCAGTCAGGGGGATGGCTTACCGTTGATCATGTTCTCGATCTCAGCGGAAGAGAGCTTGCCGACggagttggagatggtgatgttggcgcTGCGACCGGAGGTCTTCTCAGTGGCGGTAACCTTGAGGATACCGTTGACATCGACCTCGAAGACGACCTCAAGGACGGGCTCGCCAGCCTTCATGGGAGGGATAGGAGCAAGGGTGAATTCACCCAGGGAGGTGTTGTCCTCGCAGTTGACACGCTCACCCTGGTAAACGGGGAACTGAACGGTCTGCTGGTTGTCGGCAACAGTGGTGAAAGTCcgcttcttgatggtggggacAGTCTGGCCACGGGGGACGACGGGGGCGAAGATGTTGCCTTCCATGGCGACACCAAGGGAGAGGGGAACGACATCcaaaaggaggaggtcggagGTCTCAGCGGAGGTGGCCTTGCCGGAAAGGATACCGGCCTGGACGGCAGCACCGTAGGCGACGGCCTCATCGGGGTTGATGCtcttctcgagcttcttgTTGTCGAAGAACTCGCTGAGGAGCTTCTGGATCTTGGGGATACGAGTGGAACcaccgacgaggacgatCTCGTCAACGGCGCTCTTCTCGATGGCAGCATCCTTGAGGACCTGAGCGACGGGCTCGAGGGTACCGGCGAAAGCCTTGGAGTTGAGATCCTCGAAACGGGCACGAGTGATCTGCATGTTGAAGTCCTCACCATCAAAGAGAGAGTCAATCTCAATGGTGGTCTGGGCACCGCTGGAGAGAGTACGCTTGGCACGCTCGCAAGCAGTTCTCAAGCGGCGGAGGGCACGGGCATCACCGGAAAGATCCCTACAAACACAGTTAGTCAAAGATAT is a window of Podospora pseudopauciseta strain CBS 411.78 chromosome 1, whole genome shotgun sequence DNA encoding:
- a CDS encoding hypothetical protein (EggNog:ENOG503P8FC) — encoded protein: MSSPLTPEQIRQLSEQAQEFRPVNAFRRPSTFLSLAPSTSESYPRSQKQETSAPPLTAEALAAIPQKQDEQKRRASSLSSDASKFRFLKLGPVHWGEHQDGVKEDFYEVAVEE
- a CDS encoding hypothetical protein (EggNog:ENOG503PIKS), producing the protein MESHDISAPNPQQTSITHNKFHYFFDLPPEIREQIVEHVCLHPGGVYVTNGHVISARGVGQTARDLLNDPTAFEPLVAGPPVNMMLTCTELYRIASGIYYGRNMFHLRLANQRSKTLKADQHGIRKVLMKTGKVDRLLLRSSDTQNDGNLGSVEGPRLSLRHVLVRIDRFGGAYLENKLIPALGYMILNGRLRRLEVEVPLGNEGLVRRASPHYGLFAPPQDAMRTTMSLRHNPVMKALLVVLSDPYLEKASMRVRKSDSPSFWCQCHAPEVGSGEKSDDKPPMCFLKHLPGETCCRRRFDSFDKKFWAEVNIPRLIQECGIDSAQFRIKKVEAPDPFS
- the SSB1 gene encoding Heat shock protein ssb1 (COG:O; EggNog:ENOG503NUH7; BUSCO:EOG092617RN), producing MADEVYDGAIGIDLGTTYSCVATYEGTNVEIIANEQGSFTTPSFVSFTPEERLIGEAAKNQAAMNPVNTVFDVKRLIGRRFDDPTVKKDMESWPFKVVDDGAGNPKVSVEYLGSTHTFSPQEISAMVLVKMKEIAEAKLGKKVEKAVITVPAYFNDNQRQATKDAGAISGLNVLRIINEPTAAAIAYGLGAGKSGKERNVLIYDLGGGTFDVSLLNIQGGVFTVKATAGDTHLGGQDFDTNLLDYCKKEFTRKTKKDLSGDARALRRLRTACERAKRTLSSGAQTTIEIDSLFDGEDFNMQITRARFEDLNSKAFAGTLEPVAQVLKDAAIEKSAVDEIVLVGGSTRIPKIQKLLSEFFDNKKLEKSINPDEAVAYGAAVQAGILSGKATSAETSDLLLLDVVPLSLGVAMEGNIFAPVVPRGQTVPTIKKRTFTTVADNQQTVQFPVYQGERVNCEDNTSLGEFTLAPIPPMKAGEPVLEVVFEVDVNGILKVTATEKTSGRSANITISNSVGKLSSAEIENMINDAEKFKTNDEAFSKRFEAKQQLESYINRVEEIISDPTLSLKLKRGQKDKIEQSLSEAMGQLEIEDSTADDLKKKELALKRLVTKAMSSR